Proteins from a single region of Eremothecium gossypii ATCC 10895 chromosome VI, complete sequence:
- a CDS encoding AFR589Cp (NOHBY654; No homolog in Saccharomyces cerevisiae; Syntenic homolog of Kluyveromyces lactis KLLA0F07095g), whose amino-acid sequence MASMSAAGGSSTATETVRQKVAVDTNGNVFKVPDYTIKELLRAIPAHCYERSLVRSMGYVLRDIACILTTGYLAQCVLYPYVADMHVSVRFVFWFAYSLAQGLFCTGLWVLAHECGHQAFSDYGAINDLTGWILHSYLLVPYFSWKYSHAKHHKGNGHMSRDMVFVPPRAQEYREKRGIIGELAEHSGDSPLRTLSDLVTQQLFGWLMYLTTNVTGQKYPGRSKWTQNHFWPFSPVFEKRDALFILLSDLGILTQLLVLRVWYLDFGAWSVFIHWFVPYIWVNHWLVFVTFLQHTDTTIGRYETEEWTFARGAACTIDRELPFIGPHLFHDIIETHVVHHYSSRIPFYNAREASEAIQKVMGEHYRKSTESMWVTLWRAARGCQYVDGDNGVMMYRNINGIGVGTGPEAKKTK is encoded by the coding sequence ATGGCTTCAATGAGTGCAGCTGGGGGCTCCAGTACGGCGACCGAAACTGTCCGCCAGAAGGTGGCAGTCGACACTAACGGCAATGTGTTCAAGGTGCCAGACTACACGATCAAAGAACTGCTGAGAGCGATCCCGGCGCACTGCTACGAGCGGAGCCTAGTGCGGTCCATGGGCTACGTGCTGCGCGACATCGCGTGCATTTTGACCACCGGCTATCTTGCGCAATGTGTGCTTTACCCGTACGTGGCTGACATGCATGTGTCAGTGCGTTTCGTCTTCTGGTTCGCGTACTCGCTGGCGCAGGGTCTGTTCTGCACGGGGCTCTGGGTGCTGGCACACGAGTGCGGGCACCAGGCCTTCAGCGACTACGGCGCCATAAACGACTTGACTGGCTGGATCCTACACTCATACCTACTGGTGCCGTACTTCTCCTGGAAATACTCGCACGCCAAGCACCACAAGGGCAACGGCCAcatgtcacgtgacatgGTCTTCGTGCCACCACGTGCCCAGGAGTATCGCGAAAAGCGGGGCATCATCGGCGAGCTGGCCGAGCATAGCGGCGACTCGCCTCTGCGAACGCTCTCGGACTTGGTCACCCAGCAGCTCTTTGGATGGCTGATGTACCTCACCACCAACGTCACCGGCCAGAAGTACCCCGGCCGCTCGAAGTGGACGCAGAACCACTTCTGGCCGTTCTCGCCCGTCTTTGAGAAGCGCGACGCGCTCTTCATTTTGCTCTCTGATCTAGGTATTTTGACACAGCTGCTGGTTTTGCGTGTATGGTACTTGGACTTTGGCGCGTGGTCCGTGTTCATCCACTGGTTCGTGCCATATATTTGGGTCAACCACTGGCTAGTTTTCGTCACCTTCCTGCAGCACACGGACACCACGATAGGGCGGTACGAGACCGAGGAGTGGACGTTTGCCAGGGGCGCGGCGTGCACCATTGACCGTGAGCTGCCCTTCATCGGGCCACACCTCTTCCACGACATCATAGAGACCCACGTGGTCCACCACTACAGTTCTCGCATCCCTTTCTACAACGCGCGCGAGGCGTCCGAGGCAATCCAGAAGGTGATGGGCGAGCACTACCGCAAGTCCACGGAGAGCATGTGGGTCACGTTGTGGAGGGCTGCGCGGGGGTGCCAGTACGTGGATGGTGACAACGGGGTGATGATGTACCGTAATATCAACGGGATTGGCGTCGGGACCGGTCCTGAGGCAAAGAAGACCAAGTAA
- the KNH1 gene encoding Knh1p (Syntenic homolog of Saccharomyces cerevisiae YDL049C (KNH1)): MKYGPLAFLVLTLLWGMQPAAADFRLSAPRNRAVVSVSRGAARVRLEWKDDGDEPQLSDIDNVKILLCGGPNANLVCLPEAEFLGSLDKNAIRKGSYDVEIRQGVVHDGVYLFQLYSTMNRGHTIQYTQRFQLRGMTGTRALPESSDLDPPARAVQIAGLEPWRVPYTLQTGRIRHAPMQTQPGTKVTARTWTRRYPTTGVSYFPSPIPTLLLQDSTVTMGWSYTMSSAVNYAPHAPFPSAIGWYDPAERLTKRPRRLNVIKTLPSSTTSSSGASAATTT, from the coding sequence ATGAAGTACGGTCCTCTGGCATTTCTTGTGCTGACGCTGCTGTGGGGCATGcagcctgcagcagcagacTTCAGACTAAGCGCACCCCGCAACAGGGCGGTGGTGAGTGTGTCGAGGGGAGCAGCTAGAGTACGGCTAGAGTGGAAGGACGACGGCGACGAGCCGCAACTGAGCGACATCGATAATGTCAAGATCCTCCTATGCGGCGGCCCGAACGCCAACCTGGTGTGTCTGCCGGAGGCAGAGTTTCTGGGTTCGCTGGATAAGAACGCCATCCGCAAAGGCTCCTACGATGTGGAAATACGGCAGGGGGTCGTCCACGACGGCGTGTATCTGTTCCAGCTTTACAGCACCATGAACCGCGGCCACACCATCCAATACACGCAGCGCTTCCAGCTCAGAGGCATGACGGGCACACGCGCGTTGCCCGAAAGCAGCGACCTAGACCCGCCGGCGCGTGCCGTACAAATCGCGGGCTTGGAGCCGTGGAGGGTGCCATACACATTGCAGACGGGGCGCAtccggcacgcgcccatGCAGACGCAGCCAGGCACGAAAGTGACCGCGCGAACATGGACACGTCGATACCCGACGACGGGCGTAAGCTACTTCCCGTCGCCCATCCCTACGCTGCTGTTGCAGGACTCGACTGTCACGATGGGCTGGTCCTACACGATGTCGTCGGCGGTGAACTACGCGCCGCACGCGCCGTTCCCGAGCGCCATTGGCTGGTACGACCCCGCAGAGCGCCTGACGAAGCGCCCGCGCAGGCTCAACGTCATCAAAACGCTGCCCTCATCCAccacctcctcctccgGGGCCTCCGCGGCAACGACAACATGA
- the LHP1 gene encoding tRNA maturation protein LHP1 (Syntenic homolog of Saccharomyces cerevisiae YDL051W (LHP1)) → MSDSRRGSYVPVEFTAEVEQQCLKQVEFYFSEFNFPFDKFLRTTAEQNEGWVPITTIASFNRMKKFRPVDEVVRTLRTSTVLEVSADGENVKRRVPLSLEDRKVRSERTLAVMNFPRLDDERETVSNEDKLELQERLERFFFGLEAASAAAIQQIRLKRDHRKKFNGTVLLEFAGEDECKAFLEAYGKEDGLSFEGRKLDVLTKQQYDVQREATRSKNFGGNGQRSRSFTGHRKNMPRAKKAKAGEAGAPADAATGAAGAGGENASSDQAAPAAGADAPAAAPAAELVPAAGSVTE, encoded by the coding sequence ATGTCAGATAGTCGTCGCGGGTCGTACGTCCCCGTGGAGTTCACCGCGGAGGTGGAGCAGCAGTGTTTGAAGCAGGTTGAGTTCTACTTCAGCGAGTTCAACTTTCCGTTTGACAAGTTTCTGCGTACGACGGCGGAGCAGAATGAGGGCTGGGTGCCGATCACGACGATCGCTAGTTTCAACCGGATGAAGAAGTTCCGGCCGGTGGACGAGGTGGTGCGCACGCTGCGCACGTCCACGGTGCTGGAGGTGAGCGCGGATGGGGAGAACGTGAAGCGGCGCGTGCCGTTGAGCCTGGAGGACCGCAAGGTGCGCAGTGAGCGCACGCTGGCGGTGATGAACTTCCCGCGGTTGGACGACGAGCGCGAGACGGTGAGCAACGAAGACAAGCTGGAGCTACAGGAGAGGCTGGAGCGTTTTTTCTTCGGGCTGGAGGCGGCGAGCGCCGCGGCGATCCAGCAGATCCGCCTCAAGCGCGATCACCGGAAAAAATTCAACGGCAcggtgctgctggagtTTGCAGGCGAGGATGAGTGCAAGGCGTTTCTGGAGGCGTACGGCAAGGAGGACGGGCTGTCGTTTGAAGGGCGGAAGTTGGACGTGCTGACGAAGCAGCAGTATGACGTCCAGCGCGAGGCGACGCGGAGCAAGAACTTTGGGGGCAACGGCCAGCGCTCGCGTTCCTTCACAGGCCACCGCAAGAATATGCCACGCGCCAAGAAGGCAAAGGCGGGCGAGGCGGGCGCGCCCGCAGACGCCGCCaccggcgcggcgggcgcgggcggcgagAATGCGTCGTCGGACCAGGCCGCACCCGCTGCAGGCGCCGAtgcgcctgccgccgcgcccgccgcggAGCTCGTGCCCGCCGCGGGGTCTGTAACCGAGTAA
- the PSY3 gene encoding Psy3p (Syntenic homolog of Saccharomyces cerevisiae YLR376C (PSY3)), with amino-acid sequence MDTVNRCKIYSLARFVHPRQHSLDWLAPGTAPRKSVHVVHVVERTMGELAAWRPRTLARLLEGGAVVIVDCVAVWGRAVAQHASSGRIHYVRDAGVLSFSGLLGFLAQLADAPAATLRRRCRAPATAPAPLAAVVLDNISAYRAPPAALGALRRALEHLQLAHGCAVLTVGYGIEYYEGVESSFPTRAGEVGPWPTRLDHAYLASMDAVVVPATEKVTAPSADAEKTRTAGRAAVPLPPGQSDVR; translated from the coding sequence ATGGACACTGTGAACAGGTGCAAGATCTACTCGCTCGCGCGGTTTGTCCATCCCCGGCAACACTCGTTGGACTGGTTGGCCCCCGGCACTGCCCCCCGAAAAAGCGTGCACGTCGTGCACGTCGTGGAGCGCACCATGGGCGAGCTCGCAGCCTGGCGCCCGCGCACGCTCGCACGCTTGCTGGAGGGCGGCGCCGTAGTGATTGTAGACTGCGTCGCGGTGTGGGGGCGTGCTGTAGCGCAGCACGCGAGTTCCGGCCGCATCCACTACGTCCGCGACGCCGGCGTGCTGAGTTTTTCGGGTCTGTTGGGCTTCCTCGCGCAGCTCGCGGACGCCCCCGCGGCCacgctgcggcggcgctgtCGAGCGCCGGCCacggcgcccgcgccgctggcCGCAGTCGTGCTGGACAATATATCTGCGTaccgcgcgccgccggcggcgctaggcgcgctgcggcgcgcgctggAGCACCTGCAGCTCGCGCACGGCTGCGCGGTGCTGACGGTAGGCTACGGCATCGAATACTACGAGGGCGTGGAAAGCAGCTTTCCCACGCGCGCGGGCGAGGTGGGGCCGTGGCCGACACGGCTGGACCACGCGTACCTGGCCTCGATGGACGCAGTGGTGGTGCCAGCGACGGAAAAAGTAACGGCGCCCAGCGCCGACGCTGAAAAAACGCGGACGGCGGGGCGCGCAGCTGTCCCTCTTCCACCAGGCCAGAGCGATGTCAGATAG
- the SLC1 gene encoding 1-acylglycerol-3-phosphate O-acyltransferase SLC1 (Syntenic homolog of Saccharomyces cerevisiae YDL052C (SLC1)) → MGVFGKVIFYAKSAVAVLLVSTCAVYGMVASVVLSVVGKRHLAQWTTARAFYFLGGCLGINIKLINAERLGQLPAVIVSNHQSELDILLLGRAFPPGCTVTAKESLRWVPILGWFMALSGTVFLDRSNRSKSLKSLNASLERLKRNRQAAWIFPEGTRSYTTEMQLLPFKKGAFHLAQQAQIPVIPVVMCNTSTVFNPRLGIFNRGTITAKVLEPIDTANMTKDDVDKLVSDVQAKMQAEFEALGYAPAIVDTSLPEEALRPEFVDCKEDITEVTRLLK, encoded by the coding sequence ATGGGGGTTTTCGGGAAGGTGATATTCTATGCGAAGTCGGCTGTGGCGGTGCTGCTAGTGTCGACCTGCGCCGTGTACGGGATGGTGGCGTCGGTGGTGCTGTCGGTGGTGGGCAAGCGGCACCTTGCGCAGTGGACGACCGCCCGGGCGTTCTACTTCCTGGGCGGGTGCCTGGGGATCAATATCAAGTTGATCAACGCGGAGCGGCTGGGGCAGCTGCCGGCGGTGATTGTGTCGAACCACCAGTCGGAGTTAGACATACTGCTATTAGGGCGAGCCTTCCCACCGGGGTGCACGGTGACAGCGAAGGAGTCGCTACGGTGGGTGCCGATCCTAGGGTGGTTCATGGCACTGAGCGGGACCGTGTTCTTGGACCGGTCGAACCGCAGCAAGAGTCTGAAGTCGCTGAACGCGTCGCTGGAGCGGCTGAAGCGCAATCGGCAGGCGGCGTGGATTTTCCCAGAGGGCACGCGGTCGTACACAACGGAGATGCAGCTGCTGCCATTCAAGAAGGGGGCGTTCCACCTGGCGCAACAGGCGCAGATTCCGGTGATTCCGGTTGTGATGTGCAACACGAGCACGGTGTTCAACCCGCGGCTGGGCATCTTTAACCGCGGCACGATCACGGCGAAAGTGCTGGAGCCGATCGACACGGCTAACATGACCAAGGATGACGTGGACAAGCTTGTGAGCGACGTGCAGGCCAAAATGCAGGCGGAGTTCGAGGCGCTTGGCTACGCGCCTGCGATCGTGGACACGAGCCTACCCGAGGAGGCGCTGCGGCCGGAGTTTGTGGACTGCAAGGAAGACATCACGGAGGTAACGCGCCTCTTGAAGTAA
- the FBP1 gene encoding fructose 1,6-bisphosphate 1-phosphatase (Syntenic homolog of Saccharomyces cerevisiae YLR377C (FBP1)), translating to MATVNPQRRDSAEAIDTDIITLARFILESQRSSAKNATGEFNLLLNSLSFAFKFISQTIRRAELVNLIGLSGASNATGDQQKKLDVLGDEIFINAMKASGNVKVLVSEEQEDLIVFPETGGTYAVCCDPIDGSSNLDAGVSVGTIVSIFKLTPDSSGTIKDVLRSGREIVAACYAMYGASTHVMLTTGQGVNGFTLDTSIGEFILTYRDLKMPALRNIYSINEGNMRFWTDGIRRFVEALKDSDKPYSARYIGSMVADVHRTLLYGGLFSYPSDKKNPNGKLRLLYEAFPMAFLVEQAGGKAVNDRGERILDLTPEHIHDKSSIWLGSAGEVDKYLAHIGRA from the coding sequence ATGGCTACCGTGAACCCACAGAGACGCGACTCCGCAGAGGCTATCGACACGGATATCATTACGCTGGCGCGTTTCATCCTGGAGTCGCAGCGCAGCTCGGCCAAAAACGCGACGGGCGAGTTCAACCTGCTGCTCAACTCACTGTCGTTTGCGTTCAAGTTCATCTCGCAGACGATCAGACGCGCGGAGCTGGTGAACCTGATTGGGCTCTCCGGCGCGTCTAACGCGACTGGGGACCAGCAGAAAAAGTTGGATGTGCTGGGCGATGAGATCTTCATCAATGCGATGAAGGCCAGCGGGAACGTCAAGGTGCTGGTGTcggaggagcaggaggacCTGATCGTGTTCCCGGAGACCGGTGGGACGTATGCGGTGTGCTGCGACCCGATTGACGGGTCGTCGAACCTGGACGCCGGTGTGTCGGTGGGCACGATCGTTTCGATTTTCAAGCTGACTCCGGACTCGAGCGGGACAATCAAGGATGTGCTGCGGTCGGGCCGGGAGATCGTGGCAGCGTGTTACGCGATGTACGGCGCGTCCACGCACGTCATGCTAACGACGGGGCAGGGCGTCAACGGGTTCACGCTGGATACCAGCATTGGCGAGTTCATCCTGACGTACCGGGACCTGAAGATGCCAGCGCTGCGGAACATCTACTCGATCAACGAGGGGAACATGCGCTTCTGGACCGACGGGATTCGCAGGTTCGTGGAGGCGCTCAAGGACTCCGACAAGCCGTACTCCGCGCGGTACATTGGGTCCATGGTGGCGGACGTACACCGCACGCTGCTGTACGGGGGGCTGTTTTCGTATCCATCGGACAAGAAGAACCCCAACGGGAAACTGCGCCTGCTGTACGAGGCGTTCCCCATGGCATTCCTGGTCGAGCAGGCCGGCGGCAAGGCCGTGAACGACCGCGGCGAGCGCATTCTGGACCTTACTCCCGAGCACATCCACGACAAGTCCTCGATCTGGCTCGGGTCCGCTGGCGAGGTCGACAAGTATCTGGCCCACATCGGCCGGGCGTAG
- the PBP4 gene encoding Pbp4p (Syntenic homolog of Saccharomyces cerevisiae YDL053C (PBP4)), translating to MAHVPRPKLTGWAAAASAKRSAGPAAGSHSGAGRASSTSSAAVASPGSSSGSAASLTPSSAQRDGPAHDTKDGKKTRRQRHPFNAQEVDTFLREHFKQHALKAAVCPSASRRVSWDTSTSSKWKSKRYGCLNEVAKALRS from the coding sequence ATGGCGCATGTACCCAGACCTAAACTCACCGGgtgggcggcggctgcATCTGCGAAGCGCAGCGCGGGCCCTGCCGCAGGCAGCCACAGCGGAGCAggccgcgccagcagcacgaGCAGCGCAGCGGTGGCGTCACCCGGCTCCTCGTCAGGCTCTGCGGCTTCATTGACGCCGTCGTCTGCGCAGCGCGACGGCCCAGCCCACGACACGAAGGACGGCAAAAAGACGCGTAGGCAGCGGCACCCGTTCAACGCGCAGGAGGTTGATACCTTCCTGCGGGAGCACTTCAAACAGCACGCGCTAAAGGCTGCAGTGTGTCCATCGGCGTCGCGCCGCGTCTCGTGGGACACCAGCACGTCCAGCAAGTGGAAATCCAAGAGATACGGCTGTCTGAACGAAGTGGCCAAGGCGCTGCGGTCGTGA
- the MCH1 gene encoding Mch1p (Syntenic homolog of Saccharomyces cerevisiae YDL054C (MCH1)), with amino-acid sequence MSLSSLEHKLTYHVRNWLHGSGFAWNTLHMSAFLVALCACIPAGFISQISLYSEPWREHLGYSVVEVNVLFSAVNLGGYITPPLLGLLSDAHGPVMLSWLSFVGFVPTYAYAAWVFASGEPHFYASVLCFTLIGISTNALYFSALFTASKLYPASKLCSISLPATFYGMASVLGSQLLKIPWFRNGLPYLDLSRVFRTLAVAYTLISFCMWFATSIVTMLKVKAATLTFAGMQSPTEPLLPQDIRRRLRNFFHDPAAYFMALVLLLSLGPMEMFLTNMGSLSSLLGQASVLPEFAIASTCSRFLSGLIIDLCIHNGVSTMSVQWAVLLLGVVGQWIVVLATRASDGPLLSLASALSGACYGGLFTVSPILTLAVWGDAVFGTAYGSFMITPAVGSILFGLTYAHIFDANCTPSGVLPVCIQHVFWSSTSALAIALLFSVLMYLVFWRRKV; translated from the coding sequence ATGAGTCTGTCGAGTCTAGAACATAAGCTCACATACCACGTGAGGAATTGGTTGCATGGGTCCGGCTTCGCCTGGAACACGCTGCATATGTCGGCGTTCCTCGTGGCGCTGTGCGCGTGCATTCCGGCGGGGTTTATTAGCCAGATCTCGCTATACTCGGAGCCCTGGAGGGAACACCTGGGGTATTCAGTAGTGGAGGTGAACGTGCTGTTCAGTGCGGTCAACCTGGGGGGGTACATCACACCGCCGCTGCTGGGGCTGCTATCCGATGCGCATGGGCCGGTGATGCTGTCGTGGCTATCGTTCGTGGGGTTCGTCCCTACCTACGCCTACGCGGCGTGGGTCTTTGCCTCTGGGGAGCCGCATTTCTACGCAAGCGTGCTATGTTTCACACTGATCGGCATTTCGACAAATGCGCTCTACTTCAGTGCGCTGTTCACCGCATCAAAACTGTACCCGGCGAGCAAGTTGTGCTCGATAAGTCTGCCGGCCACGTTTTACGGGATGGCGTCTGTGCTAGGGTcgcagctgctgaagaTACCATGGTTTCGAAATGGCCTGCCGTACCTTGACCTTTCTCGTGTATTCAGGACTCTTGCTGTCGCATATACGCTGATCAGCTTCTGCATGTGGTTTGCGACGAGCATCGTCACTATGCTCAAGGTCAAGGCCGCAACACTGACCTTCGCCGGCATGCAGAGCCCCACCgagccgctgctgccgcaggaCATCCGCCGCCGGCTGCGCAACTTCTTCCACGACCCAGCGGCGTACTTCATGGCCCTTGTGTTGCTATTGTCGCTGGGCCCGATGGAGATGTTCCTCACCAACATGGGCTCGCTGTCGAGCCTGTTGGGCCAGGCGTCGGTGCTGCCAGAATTTGCGATTGCCTCGACGTGCTCGCGCTTCCTGTCGGGCTTGATAATTGACCTCTGCATCCACAACGGTGTGTCGACGATGTCAGTCCAGTGGGCAGTCCTCCTACTGGGCGTGGTGGGCCAGTGGATCGTTGTCCTGGCCACCAGAGCCTCGGACGGACCGCTGCTATCGCTCGCCAGCGCGCTCAGCGGCGCATGCTACGGTGGCCTATTCACCGTCAGTCCGATCCTCACGCTGGCCGTTTGGGGGGACGCTGTCTTCGGCACTGCCTATGGGTCCTTCATGATCACGCCGGCAGTGGGCTCTATCTTGTTCGGGCTAACGTACGCACATATATTCGACGCCAACTGTACTCCGAGCGGCGTTCTTCCGGTTTGCATCCAGCATGTCTTCTGGAGCTCCACAAGCGCCCTGGCGATTGCCCTGCTGTTCTCGGTGCTGATGTACTTGGTCTTTTGGCGGCGCAAAGTCTAA
- the SEC61 gene encoding translocon subunit SEC61 (Syntenic homolog of Saccharomyces cerevisiae YLR378C (SEC61)) produces MSGRLLDLFKPFEAFLPEVIAPERKVPYNQKLIWTAVSLLIFLVLGQIPLYGIVSSEGSDPLQWLRAMLASNRGTLMELGVSPIITSSMIFQFLQGTQLLQVNLESKQDRELFQIAQKVCAIVLTLGQAIVVVLTGNYGSVSNLGIAISLLLILQLVFASFIVLLLDELLIKGYGLGSGISLFTATNIAEQIFWKAFAPTTVNNGRGTEFEGAVVALFHLLSVRKDKKRALVEAFYRDYLPNMFQVLSTVFVFLFVLYLQGFRYELPVRSTRTRGQVGSYPIKLFYTSNTPIMLQSALTSNIFLTSQLLYQKFPNNPIVKMLGVWGTRSDAPYSPNAAISGLSYYIQPPFSFTEALLDPIKTVVYVTFVLGACAMFSRTWIDVSGTSPRDVSKQFKEQGLVINGRRETSVYRELKKVIPTAAAFGGATIGALSVGSDLLGTLGSGTSILMATTTIYGYYETAAKEGGFAKNLVAGFSEML; encoded by the coding sequence ATGAGTGGGCGTCTGTTGGATCTATTCAAACCCTTCGAGGCTTTTTTGCCCGAGGTGATCGCGCCCGAGCGCAAAGTGCCATACAACCAGAAGTTGATCTGGACAGCCGTCTCGCTGCTGATCTTCTTGGTGCTCGGCCAGATTCCGCTATACGGCATTGTTTCAAGCGAGGGGAGTGATCCCCTGCAATGGCTCAGAGCCATGTTGGCGTCCAACCGCGGTACACTTATGGAGCTTGGTGTGTCACCGATCATCACATCCTCCATGATCTTCCAGTTCTTGCAGGGCACGCAATTGCTGCAGGTGAACCTTGAAAGCAAGCAGGACCGCGAATTGTTCCAGATCGCGCAGAAAGTGTGTGCGATTGTTCTGACTCTTGGCCAGGCAATTGTCGTCGTGTTGACCGGTAACTACGGAAGTGTTTCCAACCTGGGCATTGCTATCTCGCTTTTGCTGATTCTGCAACTCGTGTTTGCCTCCTTCATTGTCCTTCTTCTGGACGAGCTGTTGATTAAGGGCTACGGTTTGGGCTCAGGTATCTCCCTGTTTACTGCTACCAACATTGCAGAACAAATCTTCTGGAAGGCGTTTGCGCCAACTACTGTCAACAACGGGCGCGGAACGGAATTTGAGGGCGCGGTCGTTGCGCTGTTTCACCTGCTGAGCGTCAGAAAGGACAAGAAACGGGCTTTGGTCGAGGCATTCTACAGGGATTACCTTCCAAACATGTTCCAGGTTCTCTCTACGGTCTTTGTGTTCTTGTTTGTTCTTTACCTGCAGGGATTCCGCTACGAGCTGCCAGTCAGATCCACAAGAACCAGAGGTCAAGTGGGCTCCTACCCTATCAAGCTGTTTTACACTTCTAACACCCCAATCATGTTGCAGTCTGCGTTGACATCGAACATTTTCCTCACCTCGCAACTGCTTTACCAGAAGTTTCCCAATAACCCTATCGTGAAAATGCTGGGCGTATGGGGCACCCGGTCAGACGCTCCCTACAGTCCCAACGCCGCTATTTCGGGTCTTTCTTACTATATCCAGCCACCTTTCTCATTTACCGAGGCTTTGCTAGATCCAATCAAGACAGTAGTCTATGTCACCTTTGTCTTGGGCGCCTGCGCTATGTTTTCAAGAACGTGGATCGACGTCTCCGGCACCTCTCCACGCGACGTCAGTAAACAGTTCAAGGAACAGGGGCTTGTTATTAATGGCAGACGCGAGACAAGCGTGTACAGGGAGCTCAAGAAGGTCATTCCTACGGCTGCTGCATTCGGTGGTGCCACAATTGGCGCTCTTTCTGTTGGTTCTGACTTGTTAGGTACCTTGGGCTCTGGTACTTCTATCCTAATGGCCACTACCACCATCTACGGATATTACGAGACTGCTGCAAAGGAAGGTGGTTTTGCTAAGAATCTCGTTGCCGGTTTCTCTGAGATGCTTTGA